A portion of the Mesobacillus sp. AQ2 genome contains these proteins:
- a CDS encoding L-lactate dehydrogenase: MKRNKLVIVGVGHVGSYVLADAMKLGLFREIVVIDKDKDIAYGEALDQAHATALTYMSNTTVYTGDYSECADADVIICAAGPSMIKSDQDTMPDRAKLAVVNSEVIREVMTGITKYTKEAIVILITNPLDTMVYIAENEFGYPKGRIFGTGTMLDSARLRKIIATNYDIDPKSVTGYMMGEHGHTAFPVLSRLSVQGFGENELDQVFQGKEPLSREGLKKQVVKAAFDVLNGKGWTNAGVAQAAVTLAKAVMLDERSVYPVSTTLHGQYGYDRDVALSMPCIIGRNGVEKQLEITLDSQELKWLHESAEYIKAAMKVAKTGKTQNSKIPG, from the coding sequence ATGAAAAGGAATAAGTTAGTAATTGTAGGAGTTGGCCATGTTGGCTCGTATGTTCTAGCTGATGCCATGAAATTGGGGCTTTTTAGGGAAATAGTTGTCATTGATAAAGATAAGGATATTGCTTATGGTGAAGCCCTTGACCAGGCGCATGCAACCGCTCTTACCTATATGTCAAATACAACAGTTTATACCGGGGATTATTCCGAATGTGCTGATGCAGATGTAATTATCTGTGCTGCTGGTCCAAGTATGATAAAAAGTGATCAAGATACAATGCCGGACAGGGCCAAATTAGCTGTTGTCAATTCAGAGGTAATTCGTGAAGTTATGACTGGAATAACTAAATATACGAAAGAAGCAATCGTAATTCTTATAACAAATCCGTTAGATACCATGGTGTACATAGCAGAAAATGAATTCGGATATCCGAAGGGACGAATATTTGGAACCGGAACAATGCTTGATTCTGCACGTCTCCGTAAAATAATCGCTACTAATTATGACATCGATCCAAAAAGTGTAACAGGTTATATGATGGGCGAACACGGACACACAGCTTTCCCAGTTTTAAGCCGCTTAAGTGTGCAAGGGTTTGGTGAAAATGAACTCGACCAAGTTTTTCAGGGAAAAGAACCATTAAGTCGGGAAGGTTTGAAAAAACAAGTTGTAAAGGCAGCCTTTGATGTGTTAAATGGAAAAGGGTGGACAAATGCAGGTGTTGCCCAAGCTGCTGTTACACTGGCAAAGGCAGTAATGCTGGATGAACGCAGCGTTTACCCGGTGTCCACAACATTACACGGGCAATATGGATACGATAGAGATGTTGCATTAAGTATGCCATGTATCATCGGCAGAAATGGCGTAGAAAAACAATTAGAAATTACTCTCGACTCACAAGAACTTAAATGGCTGCATGAATCAGCGGAGTATATCAAAGCAGCGATGAAAGTTGCAAAGACAGGCAAAACTCAGAATTCTAAAATTCCTGGGTGA
- a CDS encoding M55 family metallopeptidase has protein sequence MKIFISADMEGISGVATNQQLKTPSEYQRFRKLMTADVNAAIEGAFNGGATEIVVADGHGNMSNIIIEELDLRARLVSGSNRVMCQLEGLDETFDGIMFVGHHGREGGSDVTVISHTLAGICVEEMKVNGKVVGETELNSYVAGSFGVPPLFISGDDAYVKEVQETLPEVEGAVTKRAVDRFAAELLHPEAARAEIRTKAEAAVKKAKQAKPFTVSDGPVKFDLKFKGPQQAKMTTTLPTVELTGPKSIRFTCDDMVTAYKHMWGCVIIAMTATNGVLGSVNA, from the coding sequence ATGAAAATATTTATTTCCGCAGATATGGAAGGCATTTCAGGTGTTGCTACAAACCAGCAGTTAAAAACTCCGTCCGAATATCAGCGTTTCCGCAAACTGATGACAGCAGATGTGAATGCAGCAATCGAAGGCGCATTTAACGGAGGAGCTACGGAAATTGTTGTAGCAGATGGACACGGAAATATGTCAAATATCATCATTGAAGAGCTGGATCTACGCGCACGTCTGGTTTCCGGAAGCAATCGGGTCATGTGCCAGCTTGAAGGATTGGATGAGACCTTCGATGGCATCATGTTTGTCGGCCACCATGGACGCGAAGGCGGTTCCGATGTAACAGTCATCAGCCACACTTTGGCCGGAATCTGTGTCGAGGAAATGAAGGTTAACGGGAAAGTGGTAGGAGAAACGGAATTGAATTCCTATGTTGCCGGTTCCTTTGGCGTTCCTCCGCTATTCATCAGCGGCGACGACGCTTATGTAAAAGAAGTGCAGGAAACCCTTCCTGAAGTTGAAGGTGCGGTAACCAAAAGAGCGGTTGACCGTTTTGCTGCCGAATTGCTTCATCCAGAAGCTGCACGTGCAGAAATCCGTACAAAGGCAGAAGCGGCTGTGAAAAAAGCAAAGCAGGCGAAGCCTTTCACCGTGTCTGATGGTCCAGTTAAGTTTGATCTTAAATTTAAAGGCCCGCAGCAGGCAAAAATGACAACGACTTTGCCAACTGTAGAACTGACTGGCCCTAAAAGCATCCGCTTCACCTGCGATGACATGGTTACGGCATACAAGCATATGTGGGGCTGCGTCATTATTGCCATGACTGCCACAAATGGAGTTCTCGGTTCAGTAAATGCTTAA
- a CDS encoding AsnC family transcriptional regulator, translating to MKYEIDEMDRGIIKHLANDGRMSFSEIAANLNVTEKTVRLRYKNLKDNGILDVVGVVNPVAIGIKAGAIILLKVQPQKIKEAIDSLKEFREIRYITLTSGPYPLLVQIAVPTQDDINETMLKINELPSIIEMNSIIQLDVYKNSYEYY from the coding sequence TTGAAATACGAAATAGATGAAATGGACAGGGGAATTATCAAACACTTAGCCAATGATGGAAGGATGTCTTTTTCTGAAATAGCCGCCAATCTTAATGTGACGGAAAAGACAGTCAGGCTTCGATATAAGAACCTAAAGGACAACGGAATCCTTGATGTAGTAGGAGTAGTTAACCCTGTAGCGATTGGGATCAAAGCAGGAGCAATTATTCTTTTGAAGGTTCAGCCACAAAAGATCAAGGAAGCCATCGATTCTTTGAAAGAGTTCAGAGAAATACGCTATATCACCTTGACGTCAGGCCCATATCCTCTATTGGTCCAGATTGCTGTACCAACACAGGATGATATAAACGAAACCATGCTTAAGATAAACGAACTTCCTTCTATCATCGAAATGAACAGTATTATCCAGCTGGATGTTTACAAAAATTCATATGAGTATTATTAG
- a CDS encoding ABC transporter permease: protein MYIVKRLLTMLLTIWVIITLTFVIMKFIPGDPFASDADVLPEEVLQNIRAKYNLDEPLPVQYALYMKNLMMFDLGPSIKSQTRSVNDIILDGMPASATLGIQALTVAMFFGLILGIIAALNHNKPLDFFAMMIAIIGISVPSFILAPLLIKYFAVEWRMLPVASWGSFQHSILPSLALAASPMAVIARFMRSSMIDVMNQNYIKTANAKGLSTVQLVIKHGIRNAILPVITFIGPLAVVLITGTFVIEKIFAIPGLGKYFVDSIFNRDYPVIMGTTIFFSTILVVILFLIDISYRLIDPRIKLTSGGK from the coding sequence ATGTACATAGTCAAAAGGCTCTTAACGATGCTTTTGACCATCTGGGTCATCATTACGTTAACATTTGTCATCATGAAATTTATCCCTGGGGATCCATTCGCGTCGGATGCAGATGTTCTGCCGGAGGAAGTTCTGCAAAATATCCGGGCAAAGTACAACCTTGATGAGCCGCTTCCTGTGCAATATGCCCTTTATATGAAAAATCTCATGATGTTTGATCTGGGACCATCAATTAAATCCCAGACACGATCCGTAAATGACATCATTCTTGATGGCATGCCGGCATCGGCCACTCTTGGGATTCAGGCACTCACTGTCGCAATGTTCTTTGGACTCATCCTGGGAATCATAGCTGCACTGAACCACAACAAACCGCTGGACTTTTTTGCGATGATGATTGCCATTATTGGAATTTCAGTGCCAAGCTTCATATTGGCGCCGCTTTTAATCAAATATTTTGCCGTGGAATGGCGAATGCTGCCAGTAGCGTCATGGGGAAGCTTCCAGCATAGTATTCTGCCGTCTCTTGCCCTGGCTGCTTCGCCGATGGCAGTCATCGCTCGCTTCATGCGTTCGAGCATGATCGATGTCATGAACCAAAATTACATTAAGACCGCAAATGCAAAAGGATTATCTACCGTACAGTTAGTCATCAAACATGGCATCCGCAATGCTATCCTGCCGGTCATCACGTTCATCGGGCCGCTGGCAGTCGTCTTGATTACAGGAACATTCGTTATAGAAAAAATATTTGCGATCCCTGGCCTGGGAAAATACTTCGTAGACAGCATCTTTAACCGGGATTACCCAGTAATCATGGGAACAACGATCTTCTTCAGTACCATACTTGTTGTGATCCTGTTCTTGATTGATATTTCATACCGACTGATTGATCCAAGAATTAAATTGACAAGCGGGGGGAAATAG
- a CDS encoding LCP family protein, which translates to MTKKRGRKIRWGRVIGALLILAIFTVGLFTIYQYIEGTYQAFNQPFKKAEAESFQGEKNTQEEVNVLLLGSDSRGEKAARTDSIMVAHYNPKTHKVKLISLMRDMYVNIPGHGQQKLNAAYSFGGPELLRETIKMNLGLDIHHYAIVDFKGFVKAVDLLVPNGIQVDIPYEMSDGIGMTLEQGTQQLHGEELLGYVRFRQDRLSDFGRVQRQQEVVSKLKDEAISLNSVAKLPELLDLLGSYVETDIETSTLLTIGKDILTNETGEIQTIRLPEDGSFENERYEGIGEVLEVDFEQNKRALEKFLEDGKE; encoded by the coding sequence GTGACGAAAAAAAGAGGCAGAAAAATCCGGTGGGGACGAGTGATTGGCGCCCTGCTTATCCTTGCGATCTTTACTGTTGGGCTTTTTACCATATATCAGTACATAGAAGGAACTTACCAAGCATTCAATCAACCATTTAAAAAGGCCGAAGCAGAATCGTTTCAAGGAGAGAAGAATACTCAAGAAGAAGTAAATGTTCTATTATTAGGCAGTGACTCTCGCGGAGAAAAAGCAGCGCGAACTGATTCCATCATGGTTGCCCATTACAACCCAAAAACGCATAAGGTAAAACTGATTTCACTTATGAGGGATATGTATGTGAACATTCCTGGACACGGTCAGCAAAAATTAAATGCTGCCTACTCTTTCGGAGGCCCGGAATTACTAAGGGAAACGATTAAAATGAATTTGGGTCTCGACATACATCATTATGCTATCGTCGATTTTAAAGGCTTCGTAAAAGCCGTCGACCTCCTCGTCCCAAACGGAATTCAAGTGGACATACCATATGAAATGTCCGATGGCATCGGTATGACCCTCGAACAAGGAACACAACAGCTCCACGGAGAAGAGCTATTAGGATATGTCCGTTTCCGCCAGGACCGGTTAAGCGACTTCGGACGAGTCCAAAGGCAGCAGGAAGTAGTCTCTAAATTAAAAGATGAAGCCATAAGCCTTAACAGCGTGGCCAAGCTTCCCGAACTGTTAGATCTCCTAGGTTCATATGTCGAAACGGATATTGAAACATCCACACTCCTGACCATCGGAAAAGACATTCTGACTAATGAAACCGGAGAAATTCAAACCATCCGCCTTCCTGAAGACGGCAGTTTCGAGAATGAACGTTATGAAGGGATTGGAGAAGTGCTCGAGGTTGATTTTGAGCAAAACAAGAGAGCCTTGGAGAAGTTTTTAGAAGATGGAAAAGAATAA
- a CDS encoding M42 family metallopeptidase, whose product MKEYLEERTDQVSIDPIGNVIARKKGDKPGPKVILTAHIDEVGFMVKKIEENGLLRFEKLGGNDDRTLLAQPVTVMGCQGLLPGLIGTMSAHYVKFDDPSKLRKHQQLYIDIGASSRHEVLEMGVEIGTPITWGSEFVVFGPEYAPRVRAKSLDDRAGVAVLLQALEEIQAENFAGELIFLFAVQEEVGLRGAKTASEHIKADAAIAVDTTAVSDTPEETMDQSLGLGRGTGIKVMDFSLIVHKTMKETLVNLAKEQNIPYQLEVFPGIGTDGGAVNYANKGIPTGVLSVPSRYAHSPVEVVDLGDLEATKDLLKAFILNLSEEQSFEF is encoded by the coding sequence TTGAAAGAGTACCTTGAGGAACGGACTGATCAGGTCAGCATTGACCCAATCGGAAATGTCATCGCCAGGAAGAAAGGGGACAAGCCTGGGCCAAAAGTTATTTTAACCGCGCATATTGATGAAGTGGGCTTTATGGTTAAAAAGATCGAGGAGAACGGACTGCTGAGATTTGAAAAACTAGGCGGAAATGATGACCGAACCCTTCTAGCGCAGCCGGTAACGGTAATGGGGTGTCAAGGATTGTTACCTGGACTGATTGGTACAATGTCCGCTCATTATGTGAAATTTGATGACCCTTCAAAACTTAGAAAACATCAGCAGCTTTATATTGATATTGGTGCTTCTTCACGCCATGAGGTCCTCGAAATGGGAGTGGAGATCGGAACGCCGATCACATGGGGAAGCGAATTCGTTGTCTTTGGACCTGAGTATGCACCCAGAGTAAGAGCGAAATCGTTGGACGACAGGGCAGGGGTTGCCGTCCTGCTGCAGGCACTGGAAGAAATCCAGGCAGAAAACTTTGCAGGAGAGCTGATATTCCTTTTTGCAGTACAGGAAGAAGTAGGGCTGAGAGGAGCGAAGACAGCTTCCGAACATATTAAAGCAGATGCAGCGATTGCTGTCGATACTACGGCTGTCAGTGATACACCAGAGGAGACAATGGACCAGAGTCTTGGTCTTGGACGGGGTACAGGAATCAAGGTAATGGACTTCAGCCTGATTGTACATAAAACCATGAAAGAGACGCTCGTGAATCTTGCAAAAGAACAGAACATTCCTTACCAGCTTGAAGTATTCCCCGGTATCGGGACAGACGGCGGAGCAGTCAACTATGCCAACAAAGGGATTCCAACCGGTGTCCTATCCGTTCCTTCCCGTTACGCCCATTCACCTGTTGAAGTGGTGGATTTGGGAGATCTTGAGGCAACAAAAGACTTGTTAAAGGCGTTTATTTTGAATCTATCAGAAGAGCAGAGTTTTGAATTTTAA
- a CDS encoding ABC transporter permease yields the protein MQPKQLDSKLFVPVSPEKKVLDPIQRPSLSVWKETLINIMKNKLAILGLSLLLVIVFFALFGPKMVPYSPSDQDLMKGNIAPSSSHWFGTDDLGRDMWSRTWYGARVSLTIGFVAALIDLILGVTIGGIAGYMAGRSKKGDRVDNAIMRVIEILYGIPYLLIVILLMVIMDPGVTSIIIALSVTGWVSMARITRGQILQLKSQEYVMAAEKLGTSHAKIILRHLLPNALGIIIVNLTFTIPQAIFAESFLSFLGLGVQAPFASWGTMANDALGVILSGQWWRLFFPGFMISLTMFAFNAFGDGLQDALDPRNRK from the coding sequence ATGCAGCCTAAACAACTTGACAGCAAATTATTCGTACCCGTTTCTCCAGAAAAGAAAGTTCTCGACCCCATCCAGCGCCCATCACTGAGCGTATGGAAGGAAACACTTATCAATATCATGAAAAACAAACTGGCCATCCTGGGCTTGTCTCTTCTATTAGTGATTGTTTTCTTCGCGCTCTTTGGCCCGAAGATGGTGCCCTACAGCCCATCCGACCAGGATTTAATGAAGGGGAATATTGCACCATCCAGCTCTCACTGGTTTGGAACAGATGACCTTGGCCGCGATATGTGGTCTCGAACCTGGTATGGTGCAAGGGTCTCCCTGACAATCGGGTTTGTTGCCGCCTTGATCGACCTAATCCTTGGTGTTACCATTGGAGGAATTGCCGGCTACATGGCTGGACGCAGCAAAAAAGGCGACCGAGTCGATAACGCCATCATGAGAGTAATCGAAATTCTTTATGGAATTCCTTATCTTTTAATCGTCATTTTGCTGATGGTCATCATGGATCCTGGTGTGACATCAATCATTATCGCCCTGTCCGTTACAGGGTGGGTGAGCATGGCCCGCATTACCAGGGGACAGATTTTGCAGCTGAAATCGCAGGAATATGTCATGGCTGCCGAGAAGCTGGGAACTTCCCATGCGAAAATCATCCTGCGTCACCTGCTGCCAAACGCACTTGGAATCATCATCGTTAATCTGACTTTCACGATTCCGCAGGCGATCTTCGCAGAATCGTTCCTGAGCTTCCTTGGGTTAGGTGTCCAGGCTCCATTTGCAAGCTGGGGAACGATGGCGAACGATGCTCTTGGAGTCATTTTAAGCGGCCAATGGTGGAGGCTATTCTTCCCTGGATTCATGATTTCCCTGACGATGTTTGCCTTTAATGCCTTTGGGGACGGACTTCAGGATGCATTGGATCCTAGGAATCGGAAATAG
- a CDS encoding FAD-linked oxidase C-terminal domain-containing protein, whose product METASMNIVHALKEILSEQQVSENQSVRELHGRDESYHRESLPVLVVFPETAQQVSEIVHLADKYKVPVVPFGLGTSLEGHVIPYEHGITIDFSLMNKIVEVREKDFLVRVQPGVTRSQLNKELKKYGLFFSVDPGADATLGGMAATNASGTSSVKYGVMRDQVRDLEVVLADGSIIHTGNLAAKSSSGYHLNGLFVGSEGTLGLFTELTLRVYGIPEHVMAARASFPSLNDAVEAVVSILQSGVPIARVELVDEPSMRQVNLFSETSYSETPTLFLEFHGNEAGLKQDIAFTTEIVEDHHCLDIQFETDNAARNRLWEARHNLAYAYIHGHPGKKMMVTDVCLPISKLSGAISHARVAVDSLGLAGGILGHVGDGNYHVLLMIDMSNPEEIKKAEDLNEQIVLYALKQGGTCTGEHGVGVGKQKYQQIEHGPALAVMEKIKKALDPDNLLNPNKILNKKERV is encoded by the coding sequence ATGGAAACAGCTAGTATGAACATCGTACATGCTTTAAAGGAGATCCTTTCTGAACAGCAGGTATCGGAAAATCAGTCAGTAAGGGAGTTGCATGGCCGGGATGAATCATACCATAGGGAAAGTCTTCCCGTTCTTGTTGTTTTTCCGGAAACAGCACAGCAAGTCAGTGAAATTGTACACCTTGCAGACAAATATAAAGTCCCAGTGGTGCCTTTTGGGCTTGGAACCAGTCTAGAGGGTCATGTCATACCATACGAACATGGCATCACAATCGATTTTTCGCTTATGAATAAAATCGTGGAAGTACGTGAAAAGGACTTCCTTGTCAGGGTACAGCCTGGTGTGACAAGGTCGCAGCTGAACAAAGAATTGAAAAAATATGGCCTGTTTTTCTCTGTGGATCCTGGAGCAGATGCGACGCTGGGTGGAATGGCAGCGACAAATGCAAGTGGAACGTCTTCGGTCAAATATGGGGTCATGCGTGACCAAGTACGTGATCTTGAAGTGGTGCTTGCGGATGGTTCGATTATACATACTGGAAATTTGGCCGCCAAGTCTTCATCAGGATACCATTTGAATGGTTTATTTGTTGGTTCGGAGGGTACTCTTGGACTCTTTACGGAACTGACTTTAAGAGTATATGGGATTCCTGAGCATGTGATGGCGGCAAGAGCTTCTTTTCCTTCATTGAACGATGCGGTAGAAGCAGTTGTTTCGATTTTACAGTCAGGTGTGCCGATTGCCAGGGTAGAGCTTGTCGATGAACCTTCCATGAGGCAGGTGAACCTGTTTAGTGAAACTAGCTATAGTGAAACTCCAACACTATTTTTGGAGTTTCACGGGAATGAAGCGGGCTTGAAGCAGGATATAGCGTTCACAACAGAAATCGTTGAAGATCATCATTGTCTGGATATTCAGTTTGAAACAGATAATGCAGCGAGGAATCGGTTATGGGAGGCGCGGCATAATCTTGCTTATGCTTATATCCATGGGCACCCTGGTAAGAAAATGATGGTGACGGATGTATGCCTTCCGATTTCAAAGCTGTCAGGCGCAATAAGCCATGCAAGGGTAGCAGTCGATTCACTCGGTCTTGCCGGCGGAATTCTCGGTCATGTGGGGGATGGAAACTATCATGTTCTCCTGATGATTGATATGAGTAATCCTGAGGAGATTAAAAAGGCTGAGGACCTCAATGAACAAATTGTCCTCTATGCCCTTAAGCAGGGTGGAACCTGCACGGGTGAGCATGGAGTGGGTGTCGGCAAGCAAAAATATCAGCAAATTGAACATGGACCAGCATTGGCGGTTATGGAGAAAATCAAAAAGGCCCTTGATCCGGATAACCTTTTGAATCCAAATAAAATCTTGAATAAAAAAGAAAGAGTGTGA
- a CDS encoding DUF2621 domain-containing protein: protein MYQLEGWFLWFILFWVVVLVGLFAIGGYFMFRKFLKKLPKDDGKSDMDWEEYFVNQTRHLWPDDQKELLEDLVSPVPELFRDVARHKIAGKIGELALEENADKITQELVIRGYILATPKRDHKFLRKRLAEKQISTTPFESLF from the coding sequence ATGTATCAGCTTGAAGGTTGGTTTTTGTGGTTTATTTTATTCTGGGTCGTTGTATTGGTTGGCTTATTCGCGATTGGCGGATACTTCATGTTCCGCAAGTTTTTGAAAAAGCTGCCTAAAGACGACGGCAAATCGGATATGGATTGGGAAGAGTATTTTGTGAATCAGACGCGGCATCTATGGCCAGATGATCAGAAGGAATTGCTCGAAGATTTGGTGAGTCCGGTTCCAGAATTGTTCAGGGATGTGGCAAGGCATAAGATTGCCGGTAAAATTGGTGAACTCGCACTAGAGGAAAATGCGGACAAGATCACGCAGGAACTTGTCATCCGCGGCTATATCCTGGCTACACCAAAGCGTGATCATAAATTTTTGCGAAAGCGTCTTGCTGAAAAACAAATCAGCACGACTCCATTTGAAAGCCTGTTTTAA
- a CDS encoding FadR/GntR family transcriptional regulator, translating to MAEKKKTYLVLVDKITERYLTGNLKQGERLPSERELASQLNVSRTTIREALRTMEQNGVIEIRQGGGSYVKISDFQSRKEEIIAAVKAETPLVYETLELRRALEVESAFLAAKRAASADLEKLRTALNNMAESQQDPELRLKADLDFHIGIVEATHNSIFIQLIHTISGHMKDTIMATQKHRFKDPSRYGDTLDEHKEIYLAIASGNANRAKELMEDHITRIREELLESMVVDLGK from the coding sequence ATGGCGGAGAAGAAAAAGACCTATCTAGTTTTAGTGGATAAAATTACTGAACGCTATTTGACAGGAAATCTTAAACAAGGTGAAAGGCTGCCTTCAGAAAGAGAATTGGCAAGCCAATTAAACGTTAGCCGGACAACCATAAGAGAAGCCCTGAGGACCATGGAACAAAACGGGGTAATAGAAATCCGCCAAGGAGGCGGAAGCTACGTTAAAATTTCTGACTTCCAATCGAGAAAAGAAGAAATTATTGCAGCTGTCAAAGCTGAGACACCACTTGTTTATGAAACGCTGGAACTTAGGCGCGCCCTAGAAGTTGAATCAGCCTTCCTCGCCGCAAAAAGAGCTGCTTCAGCAGACCTTGAAAAGCTGCGGACGGCTCTCAACAATATGGCAGAGTCCCAACAGGATCCAGAGTTGAGGCTTAAGGCGGATCTTGACTTTCATATCGGAATAGTCGAGGCCACCCATAACTCCATATTTATACAACTGATACATACCATTAGCGGACATATGAAAGATACCATCATGGCTACCCAAAAGCATCGCTTTAAAGATCCCTCTCGGTACGGAGATACACTCGACGAACATAAAGAAATCTATCTAGCGATAGCTTCCGGGAATGCGAATAGAGCCAAGGAACTTATGGAAGATCATATTACAAGGATTAGAGAAGAACTGTTAGAGTCGATGGTGGTTGATCTAGGGAAATGA
- a CDS encoding bile acid:sodium symporter family protein, with product MKLLEAVSTVAEKYFAVWVILISVIAFMVPDPFLGLGSYITILLGVVMFGMGLTLKAVDFKIIFTKPLPVFIGVCAQFVIMPSVAFAIAKLMNLPAELAAGLVLLGSVPGGTASNVMVYLAKGNVPLSIAMTSVSTLLAPIITPLLLLLLAGQWMPVDAVAMFTSIVQVIIVPIVLGLAVKKFFPVAVEKSLAVLPLISVAAIITIVAAVVSGNAATIAGSGLLIFTAVMLHNGFGLLLGYFAGKVLGQDEVNRRAIAIEVGMQNSGLGVALATAHFGPLAALPSVLGAAWHNISGPILATYWSKKPAVSREEKSPVRPVEVKL from the coding sequence ATGAAATTATTAGAGGCGGTAAGTACTGTTGCAGAGAAATATTTTGCTGTTTGGGTAATTTTAATATCGGTGATTGCGTTTATGGTTCCAGACCCATTTTTAGGCCTGGGAAGCTATATCACCATCCTGCTTGGCGTAGTCATGTTTGGAATGGGGCTCACATTGAAGGCAGTCGATTTTAAAATCATCTTTACGAAACCGCTGCCTGTGTTCATCGGAGTTTGTGCACAGTTCGTCATCATGCCGTCCGTTGCTTTCGCCATTGCAAAACTAATGAATTTGCCGGCAGAATTGGCAGCCGGCCTGGTACTGCTCGGATCTGTACCAGGGGGAACTGCTTCTAACGTTATGGTGTACCTGGCAAAGGGAAATGTACCATTATCTATTGCCATGACCTCCGTTTCAACATTATTGGCTCCAATCATTACACCGTTGCTTTTGCTTTTGCTGGCAGGTCAATGGATGCCGGTTGATGCTGTAGCCATGTTCACGTCCATTGTCCAAGTAATTATTGTTCCCATTGTTTTAGGACTGGCAGTTAAGAAATTTTTCCCTGTTGCAGTGGAAAAAAGCTTAGCAGTTTTACCGCTTATTTCAGTTGCGGCGATTATCACGATTGTGGCTGCTGTCGTTTCCGGCAATGCGGCAACTATTGCCGGATCAGGGTTGTTGATCTTTACCGCTGTCATGCTTCACAATGGATTCGGACTTCTGCTTGGCTATTTTGCAGGAAAAGTGCTTGGTCAGGATGAAGTAAATCGAAGAGCGATTGCGATTGAAGTTGGAATGCAAAACTCAGGACTTGGCGTTGCCCTTGCGACCGCACACTTCGGGCCGCTGGCTGCACTTCCAAGTGTTCTGGGAGCTGCCTGGCACAATATTTCTGGACCAATACTTGCCACTTACTGGTCTAAAAAACCTGCTGTCAGCAGAGAAGAGAAGAGCCCAGTCCGTCCAGTCGAAGTCAAGCTATAG
- a CDS encoding VOC family protein yields the protein MQFFFDHLVWFLKQPEKAISPLHKRGLHVVTGGRHESWGTYNTLSYFGLSYIEFLGIENLSIAEKHDENQLITQIVEQLAKENREGPATVAIRTNQIEKLAIKLKTEGLTVYGPLTGERVRGDGQVIRWSLLFPVYPEKKVFLPFFIQWEKSDEERYSELEEQGVIGSHMVGQPKLESVGFVVHDLDKTPEIWRELFGLKQGEEFIDTEINARCRILKLDGTNLLFFTPIGDGPAAKVLKEKGETLFLVNLTDTNQSHVFEMLDGYWRFR from the coding sequence ATGCAATTTTTCTTTGATCACCTTGTTTGGTTCTTAAAGCAACCAGAGAAAGCAATATCCCCCTTACACAAAAGGGGACTTCATGTTGTGACCGGAGGCCGACATGAGTCTTGGGGAACATATAATACCCTATCTTATTTTGGCTTAAGTTATATTGAATTTTTAGGAATTGAAAATCTATCAATAGCTGAAAAGCATGATGAAAATCAATTGATAACGCAAATCGTTGAACAGTTAGCAAAAGAAAATCGGGAAGGTCCTGCGACCGTAGCTATCCGAACAAATCAAATAGAAAAATTAGCAATAAAACTTAAGACAGAAGGACTAACAGTATATGGGCCGCTAACTGGGGAGAGAGTTCGTGGTGATGGTCAAGTAATCAGGTGGTCATTGTTATTCCCTGTATACCCGGAAAAAAAGGTTTTTTTACCTTTTTTTATTCAATGGGAAAAATCGGATGAAGAAAGATATTCAGAATTAGAAGAACAAGGAGTCATAGGGTCGCACATGGTTGGTCAACCAAAATTGGAGAGTGTCGGATTTGTCGTGCATGATTTGGATAAAACACCAGAAATTTGGAGGGAATTATTTGGTCTTAAACAAGGTGAGGAATTTATCGATACGGAAATAAATGCGCGTTGTAGAATTTTAAAATTGGACGGAACTAATTTATTATTTTTTACACCAATTGGAGATGGTCCGGCTGCTAAGGTATTAAAAGAAAAAGGGGAGACGCTTTTTTTAGTGAACCTAACTGACACGAACCAAAGTCACGTTTTTGAAATGTTGGATGGTTACTGGAGGTTCCGGTAA